AGAGAGTAGACTTAAGTTTGAGAGTGACCAGATTCCACCAAAGAACTTTAATTAAGAAATTCCGACTTCTAAATCAAAAAGATCTGGGGTTTCAAAAGCTGAGGCATGTTAAAATCTGCGAGCCACCACCGCAAAACCTCTCAAAAGAAGAGACACTGAAGCCACAAAACCAAACCCCAACACAAAGAGGaaaccttctccctcctccctcccccattgATCGCCCAGGGTGGCTGCAGAGGGAACATATTGTTCTCCTCCAATGACTTGGGCAACTGTCTGAAGTACAGTGGCAAAGTTTCTATGGGCAACCGTCCATGTTTGCCCAGCTGAAAACAACTGCTTCTCCTTGCAACAGCCTCACCCTTCCCCTCCGGGAAGAGAAGCTGTCTGTCAAGTTGTGTTAGCAGACAACCTTTCCCGACTCCCTCTAGACTTGGTCAGTCAAATCCCACTCCTCATGCCCATCGCCCATCCTGCCTTTAAACGCCAGTAGGAGCAATCTCAGACCCTTTCAGCTCCCAGCTATAACCCCGTCTCTGGCTTTCCTCTCCCACCGGTTACTACTTCCAATTTCAAGTCACACTTTCTCCCTTAAGCCTCGGGGCCTGCTCTTTTCGGTGATGCCAGCTCGGTTCCGTGACAGGTTGGATGCCAACAGCAGCCTGCTCTATCGACTAGTGCCGAGATGCCGAGATTTTAcgtggtgggggggatgggagggctGGGATTCTGTGGTTCTCAGCGGTTTCTTGCAGCTGTGGTGGGAGCAGGGTCCTGGATCCCTGCTCCTCACTCACCCCAGCCACGTAAAATCAAAGGTATCGATGATGCCCTCCTTGGCCCTTCTCCTTTTGGAGTGGCGTTCGCGCCTCTCGTGGGTCTCCGGTTCTCGCTGGTCCACGCACCGGAGCTTTCTGGGCGAGGGAGAcggagagggagagggagtcGGAGTGCGGTCGGAATCGCACCGGGTGGAGCAGGAATACGATGGCTCCTGAGTCGTCTTGATTTTGACTCGCGGTTTCTCTCCGGCGTTCACCGAGTAGGCGACGAAGCCGAAGCAGTTGGAGGGGGACCCCGAGGACCGAGATTCCAGGTCGTCTTCATCTTCGTTCGCGTTCTTCTTCCCGGATTTGCGGCCGGGGGAGCATCCCCGCTTCCCGCCCCCAGGGTAGTTGGGAAAATCCACTTTGAGAGCAGCCCTTTTCCACTGAAACGTCCCGAAAGTCGGCGCCCCACCCCTTGGGCCCCCGTCTGGATCTCAGGGCGTCGCCGAGGGGGCCATACCCCTCCAAggccggggcggggagggggggcagTCCGCCGGAGGGCAGCGCGCCGCTGCTGCCCCTCTCCGGCCAGCCAGGCCTCTCCACCCGCCGCGCCCGCCGGCCACGCCGCGCTCCCGGGCTCCCCATTGTTCAGTCACAGGGGTAGACCCCGCGGCGGGAGCGGGCCGCACCACCGACTCTCCCGGCGCCGGGCCTCGGCGCAGGCGGCTAACCGCGCCGCGGCGCCCCGGAGCCCGCCGCCGCGGAGAAAGAGGGCGAGGCTCCCTCAGGGGGACCGCTCCATCCACCACGCACGCCACACGGCCGAGCAGCTCCTCGGCTCGTCCTGCCCAGCGACCTCCAGGGGCGGCGCTTCGGGCCGCCAGCAGCTGAAGGAAGATCAAAACAACTCCCCGCCCTCCGCGAAGCCTGGCGCCCCACCAACGCCGACCCAGACCCGCCGGGAGCCGCGGGCGGCGAAAGCAAGAGAGAGGGGAGGGCCACCTTCCAGGCCGGGGCGCAGAGCAGGgccaggaggtgggaaggggccGAGACGACCGGTCAGGGCGCGGCGGCACACTTCCGAGCACCCCCCTATCCCCGCCCTCCTCCTCGGGCCGGCCAGGCGCTTACCTGGGCGCCGAGCAAAGCGGCAGGGCGAGCAGGCGGC
The genomic region above belongs to Cervus elaphus chromosome 14, mCerEla1.1, whole genome shotgun sequence and contains:
- the LOC122707471 gene encoding translation initiation factor IF-2-like, encoding MPRFYVVGGMGGLGFCGSQRFLAAVVGAGSWIPAPHSPQPRKIKGIDDALLGPSPFGVAFAPLVGLRFSLVHAPELSGRGRRRGRGSRSAVGIAPGGAGIRWLLSRLDFDSRFLSGVHRVGDEAEAVGGGPRGPRFQVVFIFVRVLLPGFAAGGASPLPAPRVVGKIHFESSPFPLKRPESRRPTPWAPVWISGRRRGGHTPPRPGRGGGAVRRRAARRCCPSPASQASPPAAPAGHAALPGSPLFSHRGRPRGGSGPHHRLSRRRASAQAANRAAAPRSPPPRRKRARLPQGDRSIHHARHTAEQLLGSSCPATSRGGASGRQQLKEDQNNSPPSAKPGAPPTPTQTRREPRAAKARERGGPPSRPGRRAGPGGGKGPRRPVRARRHTSEHPPIPALLLGPARRLPGRRAKRQGRPAAPQALSAAGAAPGALIGSQRPGARADQLMHRPGTAAIGRAAERAPPGPACEGVRGVGAAVAPGSPVPGPASEGEAQTGGCRREDPGGRRQSRPLPHLRQLCSLSGPKFPHLQIK